The following is a genomic window from Streptomyces sp. BHT-5-2.
TCCTATACGCGCCTCAACTTGCCGCGTCAGCTCATCCCCGTCCAGGCCGCCCGCCGCAAGCAGTTCATGTGCGTATTCTTCTGTCTGGAGCAAACCGGGGAGGCTGGCGACGGCGTAATGCCAGAGGCTCACCGCTTCCTGCTCCAGCGTCATGTAACGCCGGTACCGCTCCTTGAACTGCGAAGGGTTGGCGGCCGCCAACTCCCAAAGGGCTAGCAGCAGTCCAGGCGTCCCGTAGTAATGATCAAGGGCCTCGGCGACCTCTGGGCTGCCCAAGGTCTGGCCCTTCTCCATCTTGCCGAACAGGGACCAGTCCCAGCCGAGCGCCTCCCCGAGCTGCCGCAGGCTGTCGCCCTTCTGCTGGCGCAGTCTGCGCAGTTCCTCCGTGAACCGCTGGCGTGGTTCCTGGCTCCGTCCGCTGATCGCTCGTCGCGGTGGCATGGTTTCTGCCCTCCGTGGAAGGTGTGGCACGGTCCGGCTCGGGGCGACGCAACGCAGTCCGCAAACGGCGTCCGCGCGCCTTTCCTTCGCCATTCTCGTAATGACCGGAACACGTACGGTAGTCGTGCTCCGGCGTCTCCGGCAGGGAAACGGCAGAAGGAGCAGCTCCATGACGAGGGAGAACATCGTCGAGGCGGAAGCGGCGCTCGGCGCATTGGCCGACGCGCTGAAACGGAACGGCATCGTGCTGCCGTCGCTCGGTCTCGACCTGGTGACGTACTGCGGTCAACCGCCGCGTCCGCTGATCGAGTTGGGGCGCTGCAACCCGCAGACCGCGCGGAAGTTGGCCGCCGTCATCGGGGGCAGGGGCGTGCTGTCGTGAGCGGCCGCGACCCGGCGAAGGGCGAGATCGTGTGGGACCGGCTGCGGGATCGGGTCGGGCGGGTCATGGACCACGAGGGGGCGTGTTTCCAACTACGGCCGCTGGGCGGCGGGGTGGAGTGGGACGCGGCTCCCGAGGACATCGAGCCGGTCGCGGTGTCCGCCGCGCTGAGCGGCCACGTCGCGGAACTCAACCGGCACAGCGCGCGGTCCGTCTGACCAAGAAGGGTGACGGCCCCGGCGGCCTCACCAGTGGGCCGGGTCGCCGGTGGCCACGCCGAA
Proteins encoded in this region:
- a CDS encoding helix-turn-helix transcriptional regulator encodes the protein MPPRRAISGRSQEPRQRFTEELRRLRQQKGDSLRQLGEALGWDWSLFGKMEKGQTLGSPEVAEALDHYYGTPGLLLALWELAAANPSQFKERYRRYMTLEQEAVSLWHYAVASLPGLLQTEEYAHELLAAGGLDGDELTRQVEARIGRREVLMGGDAPPFRTILSEAVLRTPLGDANEWRKQLEHLVIMGECKNVVVHVLLHDAGLHALTNTNTMFLRGANGSTVAWVETGYSGELVEESASVERLQHAYDAVRDLALSPADSRKFIIQTLEEVPCDAST